One Jannaschia sp. GRR-S6-38 genomic window carries:
- a CDS encoding urease subunit beta: protein MIPGELFPADGDITLNADRTAITLHVANTGDRPVQVGSHYHFAEANAALDFDRDAARGMRLDIAPGSAVRFEPGQSRDVALIPLGGARVVYGFNGQVMGELDR, encoded by the coding sequence ATGATCCCCGGAGAGCTGTTCCCCGCCGATGGCGACATAACCCTGAACGCCGACCGCACCGCGATCACGCTGCATGTCGCCAATACCGGCGACCGCCCCGTGCAAGTCGGCAGCCACTACCATTTCGCCGAGGCCAATGCCGCGCTCGATTTCGACCGCGATGCGGCGCGCGGCATGCGCCTCGACATCGCGCCCGGCAGCGCCGTGCGCTTCGAGCCGGGCCAGTCGCGCGACGTGGCCCTGATCCCGCTGGGCGGCGCGCGTGTGGTATACGGGTTCAACGGCCAGGTCATGGGAGAGCTGGACCGTTGA
- a CDS encoding cyclase family protein: MCNLCVVESVKERMLSRRDLFRAGAAAGAVAATGGMLKGTPAMAAGHGGVVDMTHVYGPDFPTYFGEPGIAIDQGASFAESGFNLFNLAINEHTGTHIDAPLHFSADGQAVDEIPVGNLVCPLAVIDIAARAAEDADAQVTPDDLRAWIAANGEIPDRACVAMHSGWAAKVGTDGFRNADADGAMHFPGFHIEAAQMLMEETGATSIAVDTLSLDHGPSADFATHYAWLPSGRYGIENIAGLDQVPAAGATLVVGAPTHRGGSGGPARIFAMV, from the coding sequence ATGTGTAATCTCTGCGTGGTGGAGTCGGTGAAAGAGCGGATGCTGTCGCGCCGCGACCTGTTCCGGGCCGGCGCCGCCGCCGGCGCCGTGGCCGCGACCGGCGGGATGCTCAAGGGCACGCCGGCGATGGCGGCGGGCCATGGCGGCGTGGTCGACATGACCCATGTCTACGGCCCCGACTTCCCGACCTATTTCGGCGAGCCGGGCATCGCGATCGACCAGGGCGCGAGCTTCGCCGAGAGCGGGTTCAACCTCTTCAACCTCGCGATCAACGAACATACCGGCACCCATATCGACGCCCCGCTGCATTTCTCCGCCGACGGCCAGGCGGTGGACGAGATCCCGGTCGGCAACCTCGTCTGCCCGCTCGCGGTGATCGACATCGCCGCCCGCGCCGCCGAGGACGCGGATGCGCAGGTGACGCCCGACGACCTGCGCGCCTGGATCGCCGCAAATGGCGAGATCCCCGACCGCGCCTGCGTCGCGATGCATTCGGGCTGGGCGGCCAAGGTCGGCACCGACGGGTTCCGCAACGCCGACGCGGACGGCGCGATGCATTTCCCCGGCTTCCATATCGAGGCCGCGCAGATGCTGATGGAGGAGACCGGCGCCACCTCGATCGCCGTCGACACGCTGTCGCTCGACCACGGCCCCTCGGCCGATTTCGCCACGCATTACGCCTGGCTGCCCAGCGGCCGCTACGGGATCGAGAACATCGCCGGGCTGGACCAGGTGCCCGCCGCCGGCGCGACGCTCGTGGTCGGCGCGCCCACCCATCGCGGCGGCTCGGGCGGGCCGGCGCGCATCTTCGCGATGGTCTGA
- a CDS encoding carboxymuconolactone decarboxylase family protein, whose amino-acid sequence MATVALLDDEAAGADARAVFDEIRAARGTDYVNNFWRALAHDPTLLRATWDRLKDVMAPGALDPLVKEMIYVAVSTANGCSYCVHSHTAAAKTKGLTDAQHGELLAVIGMAMQTNGLVTALQVPVDAAFDAEARGAG is encoded by the coding sequence ATGGCGACCGTCGCCCTTCTCGACGACGAGGCGGCCGGCGCGGATGCGCGGGCCGTCTTCGACGAGATCCGCGCCGCCCGCGGCACGGATTACGTCAACAACTTCTGGCGCGCGCTGGCCCATGACCCGACGCTGCTGCGCGCCACCTGGGACCGGTTGAAGGACGTCATGGCCCCGGGCGCGCTCGACCCGCTGGTCAAGGAGATGATCTATGTCGCCGTCTCCACTGCCAATGGCTGCTCCTATTGCGTGCACAGCCACACGGCGGCGGCGAAGACCAAGGGCCTGACCGACGCGCAGCATGGCGAGCTTCTGGCGGTGATCGGCATGGCGATGCAGACCAACGGCCTCGTCACCGCGCTGCAGGTGCCGGTGGACGCGGCCTTCGATGCCGAGGCGCGCGGTGCCGGTTGA
- a CDS encoding GFA family protein — translation MPVDLAGSCRCGAVAFTIASHTPHPFMRCYCGICRKLAGGGGYAVNIMGVTETLAIRGEDRTKEIRIRVDGAPSRMRRRFCAECGSALWGWHPDWPELTHPFASAIDTDLPVPPSRFHMMLDFKAPWVEPEIRDGDESFARYPDQSIEDWHRSRSLWVA, via the coding sequence GTGCCGGTTGATCTCGCCGGATCCTGCCGCTGCGGCGCGGTCGCCTTCACGATCGCCAGCCACACGCCGCATCCCTTCATGCGCTGCTATTGCGGGATCTGCCGCAAGCTCGCGGGCGGGGGCGGCTACGCGGTCAACATCATGGGCGTGACCGAGACGCTGGCCATCCGGGGCGAGGACCGCACCAAAGAGATCCGCATCCGGGTCGACGGCGCCCCCAGCCGGATGCGCCGCCGCTTCTGCGCCGAATGCGGCAGCGCGCTCTGGGGCTGGCACCCGGACTGGCCCGAACTCACGCATCCCTTCGCCTCCGCCATCGACACCGACCTGCCGGTGCCGCCGTCGCGCTTTCACATGATGCTCGACTTCAAGGCGCCCTGGGTCGAGCCCGAAATCCGCGACGGCGACGAAAGCTTCGCCCGCTATCCCGACCAATCGATCGAGGACTGGCACCGCAGCCGGTCGCTCTGGGTCGCCTAG
- the ureC gene encoding urease subunit alpha, translating to MPARIPRADYAAMFGPTTGDRLRLADTELVIEVERDLTTYGEEVKFGGGKVIRDGMGQSQRTRAEGTADTVITNALIVDWTGIVKADVGLRDGRILKIGKAGNPDTQDGVDIVIGPATEIIAGEGRILTAGAFDSHIHFICPQQVDDALHSGVTTMLGGGTGPAHGTLATTCTPGPWHIGRMLQALDGLPMNFGLSGKGNASRPEALVEMVKAGACALKLHEDWGTTPAAIDCCLSVADDMDVQVMIHTDTLNESGFVEDTVAAMKGRTIHAFHTEGAGGGHAPDIIRICGLDHVLPSSTNPTRPFTVNTVEEHLDMLMVCHHLDKSIPEDIAFAESRIRRETIAAEDILHDMGAFSIIASDSQAMGRVGEVLIRTWQTADKMKRQRGRLPEETGANDNMRVRRYIAKYTINPAIAHGMAHEIGSIEPGKRADLCLWDPAFFGVKPEMVLLGGSIVLAQMGDPNASIPTPQPVHSRSMFAALGRAVERSAVIFVSEAAQADGLGASLGLAKDTLAVRGTRDIGKRDLKLNDATPQVEVNPETYEVRADGELLTCEPAEVLPMAQRYFLF from the coding sequence ATGCCCGCACGCATCCCCCGCGCCGATTACGCCGCCATGTTCGGCCCCACCACGGGCGACCGGCTGCGGCTGGCCGATACCGAACTGGTCATCGAGGTCGAGCGCGACCTGACCACCTATGGCGAGGAGGTGAAGTTCGGCGGCGGCAAGGTGATCCGCGACGGCATGGGCCAGTCCCAACGCACCCGCGCCGAGGGCACCGCCGACACGGTCATCACCAACGCGCTGATCGTCGACTGGACCGGCATCGTGAAGGCCGATGTGGGCCTGCGCGACGGGCGCATCCTGAAGATCGGCAAGGCCGGCAACCCGGACACCCAGGACGGCGTCGACATCGTCATCGGCCCGGCGACCGAGATCATCGCCGGCGAAGGGCGCATCCTGACCGCGGGTGCCTTCGACAGCCACATTCACTTCATCTGCCCCCAACAAGTCGACGACGCGCTGCATTCCGGCGTGACCACCATGCTGGGCGGCGGCACCGGCCCGGCCCATGGCACGCTCGCCACCACCTGCACGCCCGGGCCTTGGCATATCGGGCGGATGCTGCAGGCGCTGGACGGGCTGCCGATGAATTTCGGCCTCTCGGGCAAGGGCAACGCGTCGCGCCCCGAGGCGCTGGTCGAGATGGTGAAGGCCGGCGCCTGCGCGCTCAAACTGCACGAGGACTGGGGCACCACCCCCGCCGCCATCGACTGCTGCCTCTCGGTGGCCGACGACATGGACGTGCAGGTGATGATCCACACCGACACGCTCAACGAATCCGGCTTCGTCGAGGACACGGTCGCCGCCATGAAGGGCCGCACCATCCACGCCTTCCACACCGAGGGCGCGGGCGGCGGGCACGCGCCCGACATCATCCGCATCTGCGGCCTGGACCACGTGCTGCCCTCTTCGACCAACCCCACCCGGCCCTTCACCGTGAACACGGTCGAAGAACATCTCGACATGCTCATGGTCTGCCACCATCTCGACAAGTCGATCCCCGAGGACATCGCCTTCGCCGAGAGCCGGATCCGGCGCGAGACCATCGCCGCCGAGGACATCCTGCACGACATGGGCGCCTTCTCGATCATCGCCTCGGACAGCCAGGCCATGGGCCGCGTGGGCGAGGTGCTGATCCGCACCTGGCAGACCGCCGACAAGATGAAGCGCCAGCGCGGCCGCCTGCCCGAGGAGACGGGCGCCAACGACAACATGCGGGTGCGCCGTTACATCGCGAAATACACGATCAATCCCGCCATCGCGCATGGCATGGCGCATGAGATCGGCTCGATCGAGCCGGGCAAGCGCGCCGATCTCTGCCTCTGGGACCCGGCCTTCTTCGGCGTGAAGCCCGAGATGGTGCTGCTCGGCGGCTCCATCGTGCTGGCGCAGATGGGCGACCCGAACGCCTCGATCCCGACGCCCCAGCCGGTGCATTCCCGTTCGATGTTTGCGGCGCTCGGCCGGGCCGTGGAACGCTCGGCCGTGATCTTCGTCTCCGAGGCCGCGCAGGCCGACGGGCTGGGCGCGTCGCTGGGCCTCGCCAAGGACACGCTCGCCGTGCGCGGCACCCGCGATATCGGCAAGCGCGACCTCAAGCTCAACGACGCCACGCCGCAGGTCGAGGTGAACCCCGAGACCTACGAGGTCCGCGCCGATGGCGAGCTCCTGACCTGCGAACCCGCCGAGGTGCTGCCCATGGCGCAGCGGTATTTCCTGTTTTGA
- a CDS encoding urease accessory protein UreE: MTGALDPSRPAAPVARTLLRAGDWTGPARSIALDYEARFLRRKRLVAEDGTAFVVDLAQTTSLEDGDALELDDGSRIAIRAAPEPVLRVTGPDLARLAWHIGNRHTPCQIGADQLVIRRDPVIAHMLDHLGATLTEATAPFTPEGGAYGHGRTHAHAHGNSAHAH, from the coding sequence TTGACGGGGGCCCTCGACCCGTCGCGCCCGGCGGCGCCCGTCGCCCGCACCCTCCTGCGCGCCGGCGACTGGACCGGTCCCGCCCGGAGCATCGCGCTCGACTACGAGGCGCGCTTCCTGCGCCGCAAGCGACTGGTCGCGGAAGACGGCACCGCCTTCGTTGTGGACTTGGCCCAGACCACGTCGCTCGAGGATGGCGACGCGCTGGAACTGGATGACGGCAGCCGCATCGCGATCCGCGCGGCACCCGAGCCGGTCCTGCGCGTCACCGGCCCCGACCTCGCGCGGCTGGCCTGGCATATCGGGAACCGCCACACGCCCTGCCAGATCGGCGCGGACCAGCTGGTGATCCGCCGCGACCCGGTCATCGCGCATATGCTGGACCATCTGGGCGCGACCCTGACCGAGGCCACGGCGCCCTTCACCCCCGAAGGCGGCGCCTATGGCCATGGCCGCACCCATGCCCATGCGCACGGCAACAGCGCCCATGCCCACTGA
- a CDS encoding urease accessory protein UreF, with protein sequence MPTDPRLLTLAQWLSPAYPLGSFAFSHGLEAAVAEGWVVADTLQGWLDDTLRHGAGRSDAILLRLAHDAEGAALARLDVEARAFAGGAERLAESARQGAAFARTTAAIWGFDLPPMLLPVAVGRATRLAALDPDDACALSLQAFAANLVACAQRLLPLGQTEGQRILAALAPVVTEIAGASRDATLDDLATTAFLSEIAAMRHEIQAPRLFQT encoded by the coding sequence ATGCCCACTGACCCCCGCCTGCTGACGCTCGCGCAATGGCTCTCGCCCGCCTACCCGCTGGGATCCTTCGCCTTCTCGCACGGCCTAGAGGCCGCGGTGGCCGAGGGCTGGGTCGTGGCCGACACGCTCCAGGGCTGGCTCGACGACACGCTGCGCCACGGGGCCGGGCGGTCGGACGCGATCCTGCTGCGCCTCGCCCATGACGCCGAGGGCGCGGCCCTCGCCCGGCTCGACGTTGAGGCCCGGGCCTTCGCCGGCGGGGCCGAGCGGCTGGCCGAGAGCGCGCGGCAGGGCGCCGCCTTCGCGCGCACCACCGCCGCCATCTGGGGCTTCGACCTGCCCCCGATGCTGCTGCCCGTCGCCGTGGGCCGCGCCACCCGGCTGGCCGCGCTCGACCCCGACGACGCCTGCGCGCTCTCCCTGCAGGCCTTCGCCGCGAACCTCGTCGCCTGCGCCCAGCGCCTGCTGCCGCTGGGCCAGACCGAGGGCCAGCGCATCCTCGCCGCGCTCGCGCCCGTCGTCACCGAGATCGCCGGGGCCAGCCGCGACGCCACGCTCGACGACCTCGCCACCACCGCCTTCCTGTCGGAGATCGCCGCCATGCGCCACGAAATCCAGGCCCCGCGGCTCTTCCAGACATGA
- the ureG gene encoding urease accessory protein UreG: MTNPNGPLRVGIGGPVGAGKTTLTAKLAQALKDELSLAVITNDIYTQEDAEALMRMQILPAERVMGVETGGCPHTAIREDASINLAAIAALRDRLPDLDLVLIESGGDNLSATFSPELADVTIYVIDVAAGEEIPRKGGPAITRSDLMVINKTDLAPHVGASLDVMRHDAARMRGDRPFLFASLRRDEGVAAIVAALREIGGL, encoded by the coding sequence ATGACGAACCCGAACGGTCCCCTGCGCGTCGGCATCGGCGGCCCGGTCGGCGCGGGCAAGACCACGCTGACCGCAAAGCTGGCGCAGGCCCTGAAGGACGAGCTGTCGCTCGCCGTTATCACCAACGACATTTACACGCAGGAGGATGCCGAGGCGCTGATGCGGATGCAGATCCTGCCCGCCGAACGCGTGATGGGGGTCGAGACCGGCGGCTGCCCGCACACCGCCATCCGCGAGGACGCCTCGATCAACCTCGCCGCCATCGCGGCGCTGCGCGACCGGCTCCCGGATCTCGACCTCGTGCTGATCGAGAGCGGGGGCGACAACCTCTCGGCCACCTTCTCGCCCGAGTTGGCCGACGTGACGATCTACGTGATCGACGTCGCCGCCGGCGAGGAGATCCCGCGCAAGGGCGGCCCGGCGATCACCCGCTCGGACCTGATGGTCATCAACAAGACCGATCTCGCGCCCCATGTCGGCGCCTCGCTCGACGTGATGCGGCACGACGCGGCGCGGATGCGCGGCGACCGCCCCTTCCTCTTCGCCAGCCTGCGCCGGGACGAGGGCGTGGCCGCCATCGTCGCCGCCCTGCGCGAGATCGGCGGGCTCTAG
- a CDS encoding PRC-barrel domain-containing protein, whose protein sequence is MTRLLVLIAGLAAAPAAAQDGLAAEIAATDGSGVPQVVPLSGNTAASPPRTDPPAPRIVTVSPRPARAVPRNGEGTDDRDGPDEIALASLLGLPVEDAAGTRIGTLQDIIADPETGRLGAVLIEGAGEDGPRRVPFMALHFSPREGRAVLTRDGGDD, encoded by the coding sequence ATGACGCGCCTCCTCGTTCTGATCGCCGGCCTCGCCGCCGCGCCCGCCGCCGCGCAGGACGGCCTCGCCGCGGAGATCGCCGCAACCGACGGGAGCGGCGTGCCGCAGGTCGTCCCGCTTTCCGGCAACACGGCGGCCTCCCCGCCCCGCACCGACCCGCCCGCGCCGCGGATCGTGACCGTCTCGCCCCGGCCCGCCCGCGCGGTGCCCCGCAACGGCGAAGGCACCGATGATCGCGACGGCCCAGACGAGATCGCGCTCGCATCCCTGCTCGGCCTGCCGGTCGAGGACGCCGCCGGCACTCGGATCGGCACCCTGCAGGACATCATCGCCGACCCCGAGACCGGCAGGCTCGGCGCCGTCCTGATCGAGGGCGCGGGCGAGGACGGACCCCGGCGCGTGCCCTTCATGGCGCTGCATTTTTCGCCCCGCGAAGGCCGCGCGGTGCTGACCCGCGATGGCGGGGACGACTGA
- a CDS encoding efflux RND transporter periplasmic adaptor subunit has product MANKTDDRGGSAWLWFLAGLVVLGLGGAGYWWLSRPAPAQETQPPPPPLIEAATVEDATRFAVRQTAFLRPKGEVPVAPEITARITEVAPEFDAGRRVAEGTVLIRLDPTRIKAERAAARARVAEARAAVTEARIEAERQRELEERGVVAEAVLQATLVALASAEAALETARADAALAADRLRDTEIRAPFEALVVAADADPGDLAPAGQPVGVLAPWDAAEAELGLVPNDLPLLPELDALRGALVRVLSDGPAGIGVERPIAEGTVTAIGPQILDGTRTLPLIVTIPDPFAPGADAPPGARPLRLGELLTLEMPVEIEGAGAVALPARALKPGGIVWRIADGALEATRPELLRRETVAEGERVILRAGPLQPGDRVLLSELPEAAEGQAVRLPDGG; this is encoded by the coding sequence ATGGCCAACAAGACCGACGACCGGGGCGGCAGCGCCTGGCTGTGGTTCCTGGCCGGGTTGGTGGTGCTGGGCCTCGGCGGCGCGGGCTACTGGTGGCTGTCGCGCCCCGCCCCCGCGCAGGAGACGCAGCCGCCCCCGCCTCCGCTGATCGAGGCCGCCACCGTCGAAGACGCGACGCGCTTCGCCGTGCGCCAGACCGCCTTCCTGCGACCCAAGGGCGAGGTGCCCGTCGCCCCCGAGATCACCGCCCGCATCACCGAGGTCGCGCCCGAATTCGACGCCGGCCGCCGCGTGGCCGAGGGGACGGTGCTGATCCGGCTCGATCCCACGCGGATCAAAGCCGAGCGCGCCGCCGCCCGGGCCCGCGTGGCCGAGGCCCGCGCCGCCGTCACCGAGGCCCGGATCGAAGCCGAGCGCCAGCGCGAGCTCGAGGAGCGCGGCGTCGTCGCCGAGGCGGTACTGCAGGCCACGCTGGTCGCGCTCGCCTCCGCCGAGGCCGCGCTCGAGACCGCGCGCGCCGATGCCGCGCTGGCCGCCGACAGGCTTCGCGACACCGAGATCCGCGCCCCGTTCGAGGCCCTCGTGGTCGCCGCCGATGCCGATCCCGGCGACCTCGCCCCCGCCGGGCAGCCGGTGGGCGTCCTGGCTCCTTGGGACGCGGCGGAGGCGGAGCTGGGGCTCGTGCCCAACGACCTGCCCCTCCTGCCCGAACTCGACGCGCTGCGCGGCGCGCTGGTGCGCGTGCTCTCCGACGGGCCGGCCGGCATCGGGGTCGAGCGGCCCATCGCCGAAGGCACCGTCACCGCCATCGGGCCGCAGATCCTCGACGGCACGCGCACCCTGCCGCTGATCGTGACGATCCCCGACCCCTTCGCCCCCGGCGCCGACGCGCCGCCCGGGGCGCGGCCTCTGAGGCTGGGCGAGCTTCTGACCCTCGAGATGCCGGTCGAGATCGAGGGCGCGGGCGCCGTGGCTCTGCCCGCCCGCGCGCTCAAGCCCGGCGGCATCGTCTGGCGCATCGCCGACGGCGCGCTAGAGGCGACCCGGCCCGAGCTTCTGCGCCGCGAGACCGTGGCCGAAGGCGAGCGCGTGATCCTGCGCGCCGGGCCCCTGCAACCCGGCGACCGCGTTCTCCTGAGCGAGCTTCCCGAGGCGGCGGAGGGGCAGGCGGTGCGCCTGCCCGACGGCGGATGA
- a CDS encoding efflux RND transporter permease subunit: protein MTGLIRWFLTNAVAANLLMAALIASGLAAMATLTVRTFPEIATQAIAVNVAYPGATPSEVADAILTPIEERLQGLEGVRKLSSTATSNIGTVTAELTRGADLSAVKDDIETEIARITTFPAAAEQPRVTEVEPNELAVQIALHGPVDDLALKALAERARDGLTALPDVSQVDILGTRTDIVEIAISRDRLRQYGLGLTQLGALISAQVQDLSGGTIDTGTRDIQLRTVGEAQTAAELRAKVLFTDPSGARVRLGDIATITEGLAETDIVARVNGRPAAFLSINRAGGEQVLTVADAATVYLEEELRPTLPPGVTAEIWRDEADSLRGRISLLAKNAAIGIALVLGLLTLFLDLRVAFWVATGVAVTFVGAFALMLAFGTTINQLSLFGFILALGIVVDDAIVVGERTFAELEDGEGSPEGAAKRAVLRVWRPVLFSVTTSIAAFVPLLFLPGSSGSFIAPVAAVVIYLLVISMVESFLILPRHLSHIRLTDPRRYSPRRATEWLRRKVDRGFSWFTARVVRPLVRGAVFHPVFTIASCLAVAALAIGLIAGGTVRFVFFPAIAGNFVTAELSMPEGTSAAETARRATQFVEAAEAAAAAIGEDGLLRGTSVQIGFATQGGPGGGGGVAPGSVATIAARLKDGATRQTTARDFRDRWREAVGEVPGAREVVFSASTVSIGAPISLEVAARDEARRDEAVARIRSALAGRDGVFDLRDDRFSSSREVAVSLKPAARAYGVSQADLARELRAAVYGAVIDQFARSREEVDIRLRLPGEQRDSIADLSELRIPTASGGLVPLSLLADLEFRPAPTEITRVDGRRIAVIEADTDQSVTTGGAETAWVLQNVVPEIERDLPGVSVATGGEQEEAGRFGPALAFNFSLALFAIYATLSLAFGSYLRPLIVLGIVPFGLVGAIFGHAALGLNLTLLSMFGVVGLAGVIVNDALLIVDYIMEAEDDGQDPMDAIADATLGRFRPVILTTLTTVLGITPLILETSVQAQFLIPTAVSLGFGVAFVSVLQMVLVPAYASLYARARRRIRGEAQPA, encoded by the coding sequence ATGACCGGCCTCATCCGCTGGTTCCTGACGAACGCCGTCGCCGCCAACCTGCTGATGGCCGCGCTGATCGCCAGCGGGCTGGCCGCCATGGCCACGCTGACCGTCCGCACCTTCCCCGAGATCGCCACCCAGGCCATCGCGGTCAACGTCGCCTATCCCGGCGCCACGCCCTCCGAGGTCGCCGACGCCATCCTCACCCCGATCGAGGAACGGCTGCAGGGGCTCGAAGGCGTTCGCAAGCTGTCCTCCACCGCCACGTCCAATATCGGCACCGTGACGGCCGAGTTGACGCGCGGCGCGGATCTAAGTGCCGTGAAGGACGATATCGAGACCGAAATCGCCCGCATCACCACCTTCCCCGCCGCCGCCGAGCAACCCCGCGTGACCGAGGTCGAGCCGAACGAACTCGCGGTGCAGATCGCGCTGCACGGGCCCGTCGACGACCTGGCGCTCAAGGCGCTGGCCGAGCGCGCCCGCGACGGGCTGACGGCGCTGCCCGATGTGAGCCAGGTCGACATCCTCGGCACCCGCACCGACATCGTCGAGATCGCGATCTCGCGCGACCGGCTGCGCCAGTACGGGCTGGGCCTGACTCAGCTCGGGGCGCTGATTTCCGCGCAGGTGCAGGACCTGTCCGGGGGCACCATCGACACCGGCACGCGCGACATCCAGCTGCGCACCGTGGGCGAGGCGCAGACCGCGGCCGAACTGCGCGCCAAGGTGCTCTTCACCGACCCGTCCGGCGCGCGGGTCCGGCTGGGCGACATCGCCACGATCACCGAAGGCCTGGCCGAGACCGATATCGTCGCCCGCGTGAACGGGCGGCCCGCGGCCTTCCTGTCGATCAACCGCGCGGGCGGCGAGCAGGTCCTGACCGTGGCCGACGCCGCCACCGTCTATCTCGAGGAGGAGCTGCGCCCGACCCTGCCCCCCGGCGTCACCGCCGAGATCTGGCGCGACGAGGCCGACAGCCTGCGCGGCCGCATCAGCCTTCTGGCCAAGAACGCCGCCATCGGCATTGCGCTTGTGCTGGGCCTGCTCACGCTGTTTCTGGACCTGCGCGTGGCCTTCTGGGTGGCGACCGGCGTCGCGGTGACCTTCGTCGGCGCCTTCGCCCTGATGCTGGCCTTCGGCACGACCATCAACCAGCTCTCGCTCTTCGGCTTCATCCTTGCGCTCGGGATCGTGGTCGACGACGCCATCGTCGTGGGCGAGCGCACCTTCGCCGAGCTCGAGGACGGCGAGGGCTCGCCCGAGGGCGCGGCCAAGCGCGCGGTGCTGCGCGTCTGGCGGCCGGTGCTCTTCTCGGTGACCACCTCGATCGCGGCCTTCGTGCCGCTGCTGTTCCTGCCCGGCTCGTCGGGCAGCTTCATCGCGCCGGTCGCGGCGGTGGTGATCTACCTTCTCGTCATCTCGATGGTGGAAAGCTTCCTGATCCTGCCGCGCCACCTGTCGCATATCCGCCTGACCGATCCGCGCCGCTACTCGCCACGCCGCGCGACCGAATGGCTGCGCCGCAAGGTCGATCGCGGGTTCTCCTGGTTCACCGCCCGCGTCGTGCGGCCCCTCGTGCGCGGCGCGGTCTTCCACCCGGTCTTCACCATCGCCTCCTGCCTCGCGGTCGCCGCGCTGGCGATCGGGCTGATCGCGGGCGGCACCGTGCGCTTCGTCTTCTTCCCGGCCATCGCCGGCAATTTCGTCACCGCCGAGCTGTCGATGCCCGAAGGCACCTCCGCCGCCGAGACCGCGCGCCGCGCCACCCAGTTCGTCGAGGCCGCCGAGGCCGCCGCCGCGGCCATCGGCGAGGACGGGCTGTTGCGCGGCACCTCGGTCCAGATCGGTTTCGCCACCCAGGGCGGGCCGGGCGGGGGCGGCGGCGTGGCCCCCGGCAGCGTCGCGACCATCGCCGCGCGGCTGAAGGACGGCGCCACGCGGCAGACGACGGCGCGCGACTTCCGCGACCGCTGGCGCGAGGCCGTGGGCGAGGTGCCCGGCGCGCGCGAGGTGGTCTTCTCCGCATCGACCGTCTCGATCGGGGCGCCGATCTCGCTCGAGGTGGCCGCCCGCGACGAGGCCCGCCGCGACGAGGCCGTCGCGCGCATCCGCAGCGCGCTTGCGGGACGCGACGGCGTGTTCGACCTGCGCGACGACCGCTTTTCGTCCTCGCGCGAGGTCGCCGTTTCGCTGAAGCCGGCCGCCCGCGCCTACGGCGTCAGCCAGGCCGATCTGGCGCGGGAGCTGCGCGCAGCGGTCTACGGCGCGGTGATCGACCAGTTCGCCCGCTCGCGCGAGGAGGTCGATATCCGACTGCGCCTGCCCGGCGAGCAGCGCGACTCGATCGCCGACCTCTCCGAGCTGCGCATCCCGACCGCGTCGGGCGGGCTGGTGCCGCTGTCGCTGCTGGCGGATCTCGAATTCCGCCCGGCCCCGACCGAGATCACCCGCGTCGACGGCCGCCGCATCGCCGTGATCGAGGCCGATACCGACCAATCCGTCACCACCGGCGGGGCCGAGACCGCCTGGGTGCTGCAGAACGTCGTCCCCGAGATCGAGCGCGACCTGCCCGGCGTCTCGGTCGCCACCGGCGGCGAGCAGGAGGAGGCGGGCCGCTTCGGCCCCGCGCTCGCCTTCAACTTCTCGCTCGCGCTCTTCGCGATCTACGCCACGCTATCGCTGGCCTTCGGCAGCTACCTGCGGCCGCTGATCGTGCTGGGGATCGTGCCCTTCGGCCTGGTCGGCGCGATCTTCGGCCATGCCGCGCTGGGCCTGAACCTGACGCTCCTGTCGATGTTCGGCGTGGTCGGGCTCGCCGGCGTGATCGTGAACGACGCGCTGCTGATCGTCGACTACATCATGGAGGCCGAGGACGACGGCCAAGACCCGATGGACGCCATCGCCGATGCCACGCTCGGGCGATTCCGCCCGGTGATCCTGACGACGCTGACCACCGTGCTGGGGATCACGCCGCTGATCCTCGAGACCTCGGTGCAGGCGCAGTTCCTGATCCCCACGGCCGTGTCGCTGGGCTTCGGCGTGGCCTTCGTCTCGGTGCTGCAGATGGTGCTGGTGCCGGCCTATGCCTCGCTCTACGCCCGTGCCCGCCGGCGCATCCGGGGCGAGGCGCAGCCGGCCTGA